The Calditrichota bacterium genome has a window encoding:
- a CDS encoding lactate utilization protein: MPQKSVDFALQIKPRDVANKSSKDHLTQAIQMALAIESEPVRRNTNTFNQNRYVAVRTIGDYEALKDRARAIKERAIEEIETSVKVLQRVIEERGGHFYLAKDAAEASAYIRDVCQKHKAKLVVKSKSITSEEIKLNPVLEAAGIEVAETDLAEFILQVADEQPSHIVAPAIHRSRERISQLFTEKFHPKEPLETGEDLTRFAREILRQKFLTADIGISGANILAAETGTLVLVENEGNIRMVTQAPSVHIAIAGVEKIVPRWDDLWPFIELLAPSGTGQPLSQYTHIL; the protein is encoded by the coding sequence ATGCCTCAAAAATCCGTTGATTTTGCTTTGCAGATTAAGCCGCGTGACGTGGCGAATAAATCCTCAAAAGATCATTTGACCCAAGCGATTCAAATGGCGCTGGCGATTGAGAGTGAACCGGTTCGCCGAAACACGAATACCTTCAACCAGAATCGGTATGTAGCCGTTCGAACCATTGGCGATTACGAAGCTCTGAAGGATCGGGCACGGGCCATCAAAGAGAGAGCCATTGAAGAAATCGAAACATCAGTCAAGGTGCTTCAGCGGGTCATCGAGGAACGCGGGGGGCATTTTTATCTGGCAAAAGATGCGGCGGAAGCCAGCGCTTACATTCGGGACGTGTGTCAGAAACACAAAGCGAAATTGGTGGTCAAATCAAAATCCATTACCTCGGAGGAAATCAAACTCAATCCCGTGCTGGAAGCAGCCGGAATTGAAGTGGCCGAAACGGATCTGGCGGAATTTATTCTTCAGGTCGCCGACGAACAGCCGTCGCACATTGTGGCGCCGGCCATTCATCGAAGCCGGGAGCGCATTTCACAGCTCTTTACAGAAAAATTTCATCCGAAAGAACCCCTGGAAACAGGAGAAGACCTCACCCGATTTGCCCGGGAAATCTTACGACAGAAATTCCTGACAGCCGATATTGGAATCAGCGGAGCCAATATTCTTGCGGCCGAAACGGGTACGCTGGTGCTGGTTGAAAATGAGGGGAATATTCGGATGGTTACGCAGGCCCCGTCCGTGCACATTGCCATTGCCGGGGTGGAAAAGATTGTACCCCGCTGGGACGACCTGTGGCCGTTTATCGAGCTCCTGGCACCCAGTGGAACAGGGCAGCCCCTCTCCCAGTACACGCACATTTTGC